Proteins encoded in a region of the Paenibacillus sp. W2I17 genome:
- a CDS encoding gluconate:H+ symporter, which yields MSTLFGLSHNATLLVWTLIAIVFLIVLISKYKWNPFITLLLSALMLGLLTGMKPADVISSITGGLGGTLGTIAIVIALGTMLGKMMAESGGAERIATTLVDRFGVKRVHWAMMIVGFIVGIPVFFEVGVILMIPIIFTVARKTNMSLLQIGIPILAGLSTVHGLVPPHPAPMIAIEAFSADLGKTILYSLIVGIPTAIIAGPLFGKFIGKRIHTEPPAELAEQFATKTNSNMPGFGITLFTILLPVILMLIGSIASIIDPNATSGFTVFSEFIGHEIIALLISVVFALFSLGFARGFTKHDISRFTSECLAPTATIILIIGGGGAFKQVLINSGVGNAIAEVATHANINVILFAWLVAALIRVATGSATVAMTTAAGIVAPVLALTPGANIELVVLATGAGSLILSHVNDAGFWMIKEFFNMSVSQTLKTWTVMETLLSVVGLIFILLLSTVV from the coding sequence ATGAGCACTCTTTTTGGACTATCCCATAACGCAACATTATTGGTTTGGACGTTAATTGCGATCGTTTTTCTGATCGTTTTGATCTCCAAGTATAAATGGAATCCCTTTATCACCCTGTTGTTGTCCGCATTAATGCTCGGTTTGCTTACAGGCATGAAACCTGCTGATGTGATCTCTTCCATTACCGGGGGACTTGGCGGCACACTTGGAACCATTGCAATTGTTATTGCTCTCGGTACGATGCTTGGTAAGATGATGGCCGAATCTGGCGGTGCCGAGCGCATTGCAACTACATTGGTCGATCGGTTTGGTGTGAAACGTGTGCACTGGGCCATGATGATTGTTGGATTTATCGTTGGTATTCCCGTTTTCTTCGAAGTTGGCGTGATTTTGATGATCCCCATCATTTTTACCGTTGCACGTAAAACCAACATGTCTTTGCTGCAGATTGGTATTCCCATTTTGGCGGGTCTGTCGACTGTACATGGTTTGGTTCCACCACATCCAGCGCCAATGATTGCGATTGAAGCCTTCAGCGCGGATCTGGGTAAAACCATTTTGTACTCCCTTATTGTTGGTATTCCTACAGCGATTATTGCGGGTCCTTTGTTTGGTAAATTTATTGGTAAAAGAATACACACCGAACCGCCAGCAGAACTGGCTGAACAATTCGCAACCAAAACAAACAGCAACATGCCTGGGTTTGGTATTACCCTGTTTACCATATTGCTGCCGGTTATTTTAATGCTGATTGGTTCCATAGCTAGCATCATTGACCCAAATGCCACGAGCGGTTTCACCGTTTTCAGTGAATTTATCGGTCATGAGATCATTGCTTTGCTCATTTCAGTTGTATTTGCCCTCTTTTCACTCGGCTTTGCACGTGGATTCACCAAACACGATATTTCCCGCTTCACCAGTGAATGTCTGGCGCCTACGGCGACCATCATTCTCATTATTGGTGGAGGCGGTGCCTTCAAACAGGTATTGATCAATAGTGGTGTAGGTAACGCCATTGCTGAAGTCGCTACCCATGCCAACATCAACGTGATCCTGTTTGCCTGGCTTGTCGCTGCGCTCATTCGTGTAGCTACCGGTTCAGCAACCGTAGCCATGACAACAGCCGCCGGTATCGTCGCTCCAGTGCTTGCACTCACACCAGGGGCCAATATTGAGCTGGTTGTACTCGCCACAGGTGCAGGGTCACTCATCTTGTCCCATGTAAATGATGCAGGATTCTGGATGATCAAAGAATTCTTTAATATGAGTGTTTCCCAGACATTGAAAACGTGGACCGTTATGGAAACACTATTATCCGTGGTCGGACTGATATTTATTTTGCTCCTAAGTACAGTCGTATAA
- a CDS encoding GntR family transcriptional regulator, giving the protein MLFPSSWLQGASRGEAIACELRLRIISGTLRPGEILSENRIAADFDSSRSPVREALRTLSNEGLIRLERMGVVVIGLRIKDVEELYDVRFLIESFVQQRLAGDVPESLITQLRNVIDKMQLAGRHQDAVEFAYQDLVFHETIIEAAQHSRISHLWKSIRYVVMTVMLLTTRRVFVQGEQKVSAVIEKHRLLVEALESGDKVLIQTGVRTYFQDSGKTLHESFDS; this is encoded by the coding sequence ATGTTATTTCCTTCTTCCTGGCTTCAAGGAGCTTCCCGTGGTGAAGCCATTGCCTGCGAATTAAGGCTGCGGATCATCAGCGGTACCCTTCGACCTGGAGAGATTTTGTCGGAAAATCGAATTGCGGCTGATTTTGACAGCAGTCGTTCACCTGTCCGTGAAGCGTTACGAACATTGTCCAATGAAGGACTTATTCGACTGGAACGTATGGGTGTCGTTGTCATTGGACTACGAATCAAGGATGTCGAAGAATTGTATGATGTCCGTTTCCTGATTGAAAGTTTTGTGCAGCAGCGACTTGCTGGTGATGTCCCAGAATCATTAATCACCCAGTTGCGTAACGTGATCGACAAAATGCAACTTGCTGGACGGCATCAGGACGCCGTCGAATTCGCCTATCAGGATCTCGTTTTCCACGAGACCATCATTGAAGCTGCTCAGCATTCCCGTATTTCACATCTATGGAAGAGTATTCGATATGTTGTGATGACCGTTATGCTGCTCACAACGCGCAGAGTATTTGTTCAAGGCGAGCAGAAAGTAAGCGCTGTAATTGAGAAGCACCGTTTGCTCGTTGAAGCACTTGAATCAGGCGACAAGGTGCTCATTCAGACTGGAGTCCGCACGTATTTCCAAGATTCTGGAAAAACCCTGCACGAAAGCTTTGATTCCTAA
- the rpmH gene encoding 50S ribosomal protein L34, with translation MRPTFKPNVSKRKKVHGFRKRMSTSNGRKILAARRLKGRKNLSA, from the coding sequence TTGAGACCTACATTCAAACCGAACGTTAGCAAACGTAAAAAAGTTCATGGTTTCCGGAAAAGAATGAGCACGAGCAACGGCCGTAAAATTTTGGCCGCACGTCGCCTTAAAGGCCGTAAAAACCTGAGTGCTTAA
- the rnpA gene encoding ribonuclease P protein component, with translation MYKRLRLRNRADFSRVYRYGKSFANHQFVVYGCRRKDTEQFRVGVSCSKKIGNAVVRNRMRRMIKEIVRHHEHEIVTQMDLIFIVRKGALDMPYKEMEKSLLHAMRKGSLLKSSKR, from the coding sequence GTGTATAAAAGACTGCGTCTACGAAACCGGGCGGACTTTAGCCGTGTATACCGGTATGGGAAATCGTTTGCCAATCATCAATTCGTGGTGTATGGTTGTCGCCGTAAAGATACGGAACAATTTCGGGTCGGCGTATCATGCAGCAAGAAAATCGGAAACGCTGTCGTACGCAACCGGATGAGACGCATGATCAAGGAAATTGTTCGCCATCATGAGCATGAGATCGTCACGCAGATGGATCTGATTTTTATCGTCAGAAAAGGTGCACTGGACATGCCCTATAAGGAAATGGAAAAAAGCCTGCTACATGCGATGCGAAAGGGCTCTCTTTTGAAGTCGAGCAAGCGGTAA
- a CDS encoding YidC/Oxa1 family membrane protein insertase produces MSRLKTSKGKWILLIAVIAMVTVLAGCTPQGAGVTTEDLKNSGSFWQSNVVYWFSLALDTFANWFNGEYGLAVLVMVLIVRTLILPLTMKQVRSSKAMQAIQPQLKEIQAKFKDTPEKVQQETMKLFQENKVNPMAGCLPLIIQMPIYIALYNSIYGNSSLRTHDFLWLQLGSPDHLFILPVLAAITTFIQTWMMMRMNPAQQVGPMQFMLWVYPILIFVMSYQFPAALPLYWFYSNIYTIVQNYFLYRNNDKIVAEVNVKQNSSSKNGAKRKNGGKATVSGKGSKGAKKSK; encoded by the coding sequence GTGTCGCGATTGAAGACATCAAAGGGGAAGTGGATTCTCCTCATTGCAGTCATTGCAATGGTCACTGTACTCGCCGGATGTACTCCACAAGGAGCCGGGGTTACTACGGAAGATCTGAAGAATAGTGGCTCATTCTGGCAAAGCAATGTTGTGTACTGGTTCTCACTGGCGCTGGATACATTCGCCAACTGGTTTAACGGTGAATATGGACTGGCCGTCCTCGTGATGGTGCTTATTGTACGGACATTGATTTTACCACTAACAATGAAACAAGTCCGTAGCTCCAAAGCTATGCAGGCCATTCAGCCGCAGCTGAAGGAGATTCAAGCCAAGTTTAAAGATACACCTGAGAAAGTTCAGCAAGAAACGATGAAGTTGTTCCAGGAGAACAAAGTTAATCCGATGGCCGGTTGTCTGCCACTTATCATTCAGATGCCGATTTACATCGCACTTTATAACTCAATTTACGGAAACTCCAGTCTGAGAACGCATGATTTCTTGTGGCTCCAGCTCGGATCACCCGATCACCTGTTTATTTTGCCAGTGCTGGCTGCCATCACCACATTCATTCAAACATGGATGATGATGCGTATGAACCCTGCACAGCAAGTGGGTCCGATGCAGTTTATGCTGTGGGTATACCCAATTTTGATCTTCGTGATGTCTTATCAGTTCCCGGCAGCACTTCCGCTGTACTGGTTCTACAGTAACATCTACACGATCGTGCAAAACTATTTCCTTTACCGGAATAATGATAAAATCGTGGCTGAGGTCAACGTGAAGCAGAATAGCTCTTCCAAAAATGGAGCTAAACGCAAAAACGGTGGCAAAGCGACCGTCTCTGGAAAAGGGTCGAAAGGGGCCAAAAAATCGAAATGA
- the jag gene encoding RNA-binding cell elongation regulator Jag/EloR codes for MTKVITSGKTVEDAVNQGLTELGVSRDKVEIQVLEQPSKGFLGLFGVRAAKVEVKLLPVPEVVPQPIKPAAYKPEVDALLEDVAAKNPYEEAAAFLKEVAAGMGLDVEVHIKKQRDGHIFNIAGEDLGMIIGRRGQTLDALQYLTNIVANRYSESFVRIVLDAENFRQRRRKTLEDLAERLAGQAIRTGKEVVLEPMPPLERKVIHAKLQNHPQIKTLSKGEEPNRRVVITTK; via the coding sequence ATGACCAAAGTCATTACGTCAGGAAAGACCGTTGAAGATGCTGTAAACCAAGGATTGACCGAGCTTGGCGTAAGTCGGGACAAGGTCGAGATACAAGTGTTAGAGCAGCCGTCAAAAGGATTCCTGGGTTTGTTCGGGGTGAGGGCGGCCAAAGTTGAAGTGAAATTATTGCCTGTGCCGGAAGTTGTTCCACAGCCGATCAAGCCAGCTGCATACAAACCTGAAGTAGATGCATTACTCGAGGATGTTGCAGCTAAAAATCCCTATGAAGAAGCGGCTGCTTTCTTGAAAGAGGTCGCAGCAGGTATGGGACTGGATGTTGAAGTGCATATCAAAAAACAGCGGGATGGACATATCTTCAATATTGCCGGCGAAGATCTGGGCATGATTATTGGCAGACGTGGACAGACGCTGGATGCGCTCCAGTATCTAACGAACATTGTAGCGAACCGATATTCGGAAAGCTTCGTTCGAATTGTGCTCGACGCGGAGAATTTCCGTCAACGTCGGCGGAAGACGCTGGAGGATCTGGCTGAACGGTTGGCTGGACAAGCAATCCGTACCGGTAAGGAAGTTGTACTGGAACCAATGCCTCCGCTCGAACGAAAAGTCATCCATGCAAAACTGCAAAATCACCCGCAGATTAAAACGTTAAGTAAGGGCGAGGAGCCTAATCGGCGTGTGGTTATTACGACGAAATAA
- the mnmE gene encoding tRNA uridine-5-carboxymethylaminomethyl(34) synthesis GTPase MnmE, whose translation MISDTITAISTAVGEAGIAVIRVSGPDAVSETEKIFRSKTPLTQAASHTVHYGHIIDPVNGEKIEEVLVTVMRAPRSFTTEDVVEISAHGGVVSVKRVMDLLLQLDIRLAEPGEFTKRAFLNGRIDLSQAEGVMDLIRSKSDRAFSVALKQVEGKLSSKLRDLRYTLVETLAHIEVNIDYPEHDVESLTSDFIKEKSSQVMTEIDKLLTTAEQGKILREGITTAIVGRPNVGKSSLMNTLAQDNRAIVTDIPGTTRDVIEEFITINNIPLKLLDTAGIRETMDVVEKIGVERSRSAVSEADLILMVVNAAEPLHPDEIELLEQIRGRQSIIIMNKMDLTPQVERDVLLRYIPEERLVPMSVKDDLGVDRLEDAISTLFFSGKLESADLTYVSNVRHIALLKKAKQSLVDAYEAAEQFIPIDMIQIDVRLAWEHLGEIVGDTAHDALIDQIFSQFCLGK comes from the coding sequence ATGATCAGTGATACGATCACAGCGATATCAACGGCTGTCGGAGAGGCGGGTATCGCCGTGATCCGGGTCAGCGGCCCGGATGCAGTGTCGGAGACGGAAAAGATTTTTCGCAGCAAAACCCCTTTAACTCAGGCAGCATCTCACACGGTTCATTATGGTCATATCATAGATCCCGTTAATGGGGAAAAGATTGAGGAAGTACTGGTTACTGTAATGCGGGCACCACGCTCGTTCACAACAGAAGATGTCGTGGAGATCAGTGCGCATGGCGGTGTAGTGTCTGTAAAACGGGTCATGGACCTGCTGTTACAGCTTGATATTCGCCTGGCTGAACCCGGTGAGTTCACGAAGCGTGCTTTCCTTAATGGGCGGATTGATCTGTCTCAGGCGGAAGGTGTCATGGATCTTATTCGTTCCAAATCGGACAGAGCTTTCTCGGTTGCATTGAAACAGGTTGAAGGCAAACTATCCTCCAAACTACGTGATCTACGATATACATTGGTGGAAACACTGGCTCATATTGAAGTGAATATCGATTATCCCGAACATGATGTGGAGTCGTTAACGTCTGATTTTATTAAAGAGAAGTCCAGTCAGGTTATGACTGAAATTGATAAATTGCTGACTACAGCAGAGCAAGGAAAGATCCTGCGAGAAGGTATTACGACGGCTATCGTTGGACGACCTAACGTAGGTAAATCCTCCTTGATGAATACACTTGCGCAAGACAATCGGGCCATCGTCACGGACATTCCAGGAACAACTCGCGATGTGATCGAGGAGTTCATTACGATCAATAATATCCCACTGAAGTTGCTGGATACGGCAGGAATCCGGGAAACAATGGACGTTGTAGAGAAGATCGGGGTAGAACGCTCTCGTTCTGCAGTAAGTGAAGCCGATCTGATCTTGATGGTTGTGAATGCTGCGGAGCCACTTCATCCCGATGAGATTGAATTATTGGAACAAATCCGCGGTAGACAATCGATAATCATTATGAATAAAATGGACTTAACGCCACAGGTAGAACGTGACGTGCTGCTTCGTTACATTCCGGAAGAACGGCTTGTACCGATGTCGGTGAAAGATGATCTGGGTGTGGATCGACTGGAAGATGCCATCTCTACGCTATTCTTCAGTGGTAAACTGGAGTCCGCAGATCTGACCTATGTCAGTAATGTGCGTCATATTGCTTTGCTCAAAAAAGCGAAGCAGTCCCTGGTGGATGCCTATGAAGCAGCAGAGCAGTTCATTCCGATCGATATGATACAGATTGATGTTCGTTTGGCGTGGGAGCATTTGGGCGAGATTGTTGGAGATACAGCACATGATGCATTAATTGATCAGATTTTCTCCCAGTTCTGTCTAGGAAAGTAA
- the mnmG gene encoding tRNA uridine-5-carboxymethylaminomethyl(34) synthesis enzyme MnmG — MAFDGGSYDVIVVGAGHAGVESALAAARMGSKTLMITINLDMVAFMPCNPSIGGPAKGHVVREIDALGGEMGRNIDKTFIQMRMLNTGKGPAVHALRAQADKFSYQHKMKETMENERNLTMRQGMVDSLIVEDGKCVGVVTQTGTEYRAKAVVLTTGTYLRGKVIMGELMYESGPNNQQPSLKLSENLRELGFDLVRFKTGTPPRVHKDTIDFSKTEIQPGDDKPKFFSYETESSDNEQLPCWLTYTSVDTHQIINDNLHRAPMFSGLIEGTGPRYCPSIEDKIVRFSDKPKHQIFLEPEGKNTSEYYVQGLSTSMPEDVQLAMLRSIPGMEKVEMMRNGYAIEYDAMVPTQLWPSLETKRLPGLFTAGQINGTSGYEEAAGQGVMAGINAALKVQGKEPVILDRSQGYIGVLIDDLVTKGTNEPYRLLTSRAEYRLLLRHDNADMRLTEIGHDIGLIPEERYAKFLDKKAKVEQEVARLKVAKARPVEVNAKLEEYGSTPIQDGSTLLTLLRRPELGYELIEQLSPSEVELTADMKEQVEIQIKYAGYIEKQLIHVERLQKMEKKKIPDTIVYDEIHGLAMEAKQKLATIRPISIGQASRIAGVTPADISILLVYLEHYNRVTAARGQ, encoded by the coding sequence ATGGCTTTTGATGGCGGCAGTTATGATGTAATCGTCGTTGGTGCAGGACATGCTGGTGTGGAATCCGCGCTGGCCGCAGCTCGTATGGGGTCCAAAACACTAATGATTACGATCAATCTGGACATGGTGGCCTTTATGCCTTGTAACCCATCTATTGGGGGACCGGCCAAAGGACATGTTGTGCGCGAGATTGATGCACTTGGTGGAGAAATGGGACGGAATATCGATAAAACCTTTATTCAGATGCGGATGCTTAACACGGGGAAAGGGCCTGCTGTTCACGCGCTTCGCGCTCAGGCAGATAAATTCTCCTACCAGCATAAAATGAAGGAAACGATGGAGAATGAACGTAATCTGACAATGCGTCAGGGTATGGTTGATTCACTGATCGTTGAAGACGGAAAATGTGTAGGCGTTGTGACTCAGACCGGAACAGAGTATCGGGCCAAAGCGGTCGTTCTGACAACAGGCACATACTTGCGCGGCAAAGTGATCATGGGTGAGTTGATGTATGAGAGTGGACCAAACAATCAACAACCCTCTCTTAAATTGTCAGAGAATCTGCGTGAACTGGGCTTTGATCTGGTTCGTTTCAAAACGGGTACACCACCACGTGTGCATAAGGATACGATTGATTTTAGCAAAACCGAAATTCAGCCTGGCGATGACAAGCCGAAGTTCTTTTCCTATGAAACAGAATCTTCCGATAATGAGCAGTTGCCTTGCTGGTTGACGTATACATCTGTGGATACACATCAGATTATTAATGATAATCTGCATCGTGCTCCGATGTTCTCGGGGCTTATTGAAGGAACCGGACCACGTTATTGCCCTTCCATTGAAGATAAAATTGTTCGTTTCAGCGACAAGCCGAAACATCAGATATTCCTTGAGCCGGAAGGCAAGAATACATCCGAGTATTACGTACAGGGGTTGTCTACGAGTATGCCAGAAGACGTTCAACTGGCTATGCTGCGTTCAATTCCAGGTATGGAAAAAGTGGAAATGATGCGTAATGGTTATGCGATTGAATACGATGCGATGGTGCCTACACAATTGTGGCCATCACTGGAAACTAAACGTCTACCAGGTCTGTTTACGGCGGGTCAGATTAATGGTACCTCCGGTTATGAAGAAGCAGCAGGACAAGGTGTTATGGCTGGAATCAACGCTGCACTCAAAGTACAGGGGAAAGAGCCGGTAATACTGGATCGTTCCCAAGGTTATATTGGCGTGCTGATTGATGATCTGGTGACAAAGGGTACAAATGAACCGTATCGTCTGTTGACTTCACGCGCTGAGTATCGTCTGTTGCTTCGCCATGATAATGCAGATATGCGTTTGACGGAAATCGGACATGACATTGGCCTGATCCCTGAAGAGCGTTATGCGAAATTCCTGGATAAAAAGGCGAAAGTCGAGCAGGAAGTTGCACGTCTGAAAGTGGCTAAAGCTCGCCCAGTTGAAGTGAACGCGAAACTGGAAGAGTACGGATCTACACCTATTCAAGATGGCAGTACGTTGCTTACCTTGCTGCGTCGCCCGGAGCTGGGGTATGAACTGATTGAACAGCTCTCACCATCTGAGGTAGAACTGACAGCAGATATGAAAGAACAAGTGGAAATACAAATTAAATATGCGGGTTATATTGAGAAACAATTGATCCACGTGGAACGTTTGCAAAAGATGGAGAAAAAGAAAATTCCGGACACGATCGTATATGATGAGATTCATGGTCTTGCTATGGAAGCCAAACAGAAGCTCGCTACGATTCGTCCAATCTCGATTGGTCAGGCTTCTCGTATTGCTGGAGTTACTCCTGCCGACATCTCCATTCTGCTGGTCTACCTGGAGCATTATAACCGTGTAACCGCAGCAAGGGGACAATAA
- the rsmG gene encoding 16S rRNA (guanine(527)-N(7))-methyltransferase RsmG yields MDDIQQQLQRRLKKHGLELGELQWEQFELYYQELVSWNEKMNLTGITDREQVYTKHFYDSVSLAFYTDITKVNKLADIGSGAGFPGLPLKICFPHIKLTIIDSLNKRIGFLQHVVDILGLTDVELVHGRAEEIGRKEGYRDSYDLVTARAVAKLAVLNEFCLPFVRKSGIFAAMKGGDPREEMKEAEFSFNQLKGRVKAVHPFQLPVEESERHIILIQKFDKTPYKYPRKPGTPMKTPLI; encoded by the coding sequence ATGGACGATATTCAACAGCAACTGCAGCGGCGCTTAAAGAAACATGGATTAGAGCTGGGCGAACTCCAGTGGGAGCAATTCGAATTGTATTATCAGGAACTGGTATCCTGGAATGAAAAGATGAATCTGACTGGAATTACGGATCGGGAGCAAGTGTATACAAAACATTTCTATGATTCGGTATCGCTGGCTTTTTATACTGACATAACCAAAGTGAATAAGCTTGCTGACATTGGATCAGGAGCGGGTTTTCCGGGATTGCCACTGAAGATCTGTTTCCCGCATATTAAGCTTACGATCATTGATTCATTAAATAAACGTATTGGCTTTCTACAGCATGTGGTAGATATCCTTGGTCTGACTGATGTGGAATTGGTCCATGGACGTGCTGAAGAGATTGGACGCAAAGAAGGGTATCGTGACAGCTACGATCTCGTTACGGCGCGTGCAGTAGCCAAGCTGGCTGTGCTGAATGAATTCTGCCTTCCGTTTGTTCGTAAAAGTGGAATATTCGCTGCCATGAAGGGCGGAGACCCGCGTGAAGAAATGAAGGAAGCGGAGTTCAGCTTCAATCAGCTGAAAGGACGGGTTAAGGCCGTTCATCCTTTCCAGCTGCCGGTTGAAGAATCAGAGCGTCACATCATTCTGATTCAGAAATTTGATAAGACACCATATAAGTATCCGCGTAAACCAGGTACTCCAATGAAGACTCCGCTGATATAG
- the noc gene encoding nucleoid occlusion protein, with protein MKEQFSKLFGLAERNNGDEIKQIPVNEIVSSPYQPRTIFDDDKIDELLQTIKTHGVIQPIVVRVRNGSYEIIAGERRWRAVRKLGLDTIPAIVREFNDSQAASIALIENLQREGLTSIEEAVAYQKLIDLHQLTQESLAQRLGKSQSTIANKIRLLQLPEGIKAALMERKITERHARALLSLDTEELQMKLLGEIIEKELNVKQTEARVAFYKESSKIKKSRRVSFTKDVRLALNTIRQSIDMVTGSGLDIKTKEADHEDHYEIVIHIPKRK; from the coding sequence ATGAAAGAACAATTTTCGAAGTTGTTTGGTTTGGCGGAGCGCAATAACGGAGATGAGATCAAACAGATTCCGGTTAATGAAATTGTGAGCAGCCCATATCAACCCCGTACTATTTTTGATGATGATAAAATTGATGAGTTGTTGCAGACGATCAAAACACATGGTGTAATTCAGCCTATTGTCGTTCGCGTGCGAAATGGATCATATGAGATTATTGCCGGGGAACGTCGCTGGCGTGCAGTTCGAAAATTGGGTTTGGATACGATTCCGGCTATTGTGCGTGAATTCAACGACTCTCAGGCCGCATCCATTGCACTGATTGAGAACTTGCAGCGTGAAGGATTGACTTCAATTGAGGAAGCTGTCGCTTATCAGAAGCTGATCGACTTGCATCAACTGACACAGGAAAGTCTGGCACAACGACTCGGCAAAAGCCAGTCAACCATCGCCAACAAAATTCGATTGTTACAGCTTCCAGAAGGCATTAAGGCCGCATTGATGGAACGCAAAATTACTGAACGGCATGCAAGAGCATTACTTTCTCTGGATACGGAAGAACTGCAGATGAAGTTGCTCGGTGAGATTATCGAAAAAGAATTAAATGTGAAACAGACAGAGGCACGTGTTGCCTTCTACAAGGAATCTTCTAAGATTAAAAAATCTAGACGTGTTTCCTTTACCAAGGATGTAAGGCTTGCACTTAATACAATTCGCCAATCCATTGATATGGTAACTGGCTCTGGTCTGGACATCAAAACAAAAGAAGCAGACCATGAGGATCATTATGAGATCGTTATCCATATTCCAAAACGCAAATAA
- a CDS encoding ParA family protein: MSKIMAVANQKGGVGKTTTSVNLGAGLASLGKRVLLVDIDPQGNTTSGVGINKADVANCIYDVIINEVPPQEAIVETQIEGLHIIPATIQLAGAEIELVSTISREVRLKKSLAMVKKNYDYILIDCPPSLGMLTINSLTASDSVIIPIQCEYYALEGLSQLLNTVRLVQKHLNTSLQIEGVLLTMFDARTNLGIQVIEEVKKYFQQKVYQTIIPRNVRLSEAPSHGQSIITYDPRSRGAEVYLELAKEVISYE; encoded by the coding sequence TTGTCTAAGATTATGGCCGTAGCAAATCAAAAGGGCGGTGTGGGGAAAACGACGACATCTGTTAACTTGGGTGCAGGACTGGCTTCACTCGGGAAAAGAGTATTGCTTGTCGATATTGACCCTCAGGGGAATACAACTAGCGGAGTCGGAATCAATAAAGCAGATGTGGCTAATTGTATATATGATGTCATTATTAATGAGGTTCCTCCTCAAGAAGCGATTGTGGAGACTCAGATTGAAGGCCTTCATATCATACCTGCAACGATTCAGCTTGCCGGAGCCGAGATCGAATTGGTGTCCACGATATCACGGGAAGTTCGCCTGAAAAAATCACTCGCCATGGTGAAAAAAAACTATGATTACATACTGATCGATTGTCCACCATCCCTTGGTATGTTAACGATCAATTCGTTGACTGCTTCCGATTCGGTGATCATTCCGATTCAGTGTGAGTATTATGCACTTGAAGGATTAAGTCAGTTGCTCAATACGGTTCGTCTGGTACAGAAACATCTGAATACATCCCTGCAGATTGAAGGGGTATTGCTGACGATGTTTGATGCGCGGACCAATCTGGGAATTCAGGTTATTGAAGAAGTGAAAAAGTATTTTCAACAAAAAGTATATCAAACAATTATTCCGCGTAACGTACGGCTTAGTGAAGCACCATCTCATGGTCAATCCATTATCACGTATGACCCTCGTTCAAGAGGGGCGGAAGTGTATTTAGAGCTCGCAAAGGAAGTGATTTCTTATGAGTAA
- a CDS encoding ParB/RepB/Spo0J family partition protein — MSKRLGKGLDALIPSLSINDDDKVVEIPISQLRANPYQPRKVFDEGAIHELAESIRQHGVIQPIIVRPVLRGYEIIAGERRFRASQYCGNATVPAVVRNFSDQQVMEIALIENLQRENLNAMEVAVAYQGLMDQFALTQEELSVKVGKSRSHIANFLRLLSLPEEVKDHVSRGTLSMGHARAIVGVKDEVVVKQLAKQTIDQQWSVRELEEAVQQLDRSKTGEAKSKSKLKKKDPFIDTLEESLRERFKTTVKIKHNKDKGKIELNYYSQQDLERLLELLQ, encoded by the coding sequence ATGAGTAAGCGGCTTGGAAAAGGTCTTGATGCCCTCATTCCTTCGCTTTCAATTAATGACGATGATAAAGTCGTAGAAATCCCGATTAGTCAACTGCGGGCTAACCCCTATCAACCACGTAAAGTATTTGATGAGGGCGCAATACATGAACTTGCTGAGTCCATTCGTCAGCATGGTGTCATACAACCAATTATTGTTCGTCCTGTATTACGAGGTTATGAGATTATCGCCGGAGAACGACGGTTCAGAGCTTCGCAATATTGTGGTAATGCCACGGTACCGGCTGTAGTCCGCAACTTCAGTGATCAGCAGGTAATGGAGATTGCGTTAATCGAGAACCTGCAACGGGAGAATCTGAACGCCATGGAAGTTGCAGTTGCTTATCAGGGGTTAATGGATCAATTCGCGTTGACTCAGGAAGAGTTGTCTGTAAAAGTAGGTAAATCACGTTCTCACATTGCTAACTTCTTGCGTCTGTTATCGTTGCCGGAAGAGGTAAAAGACCATGTTTCACGTGGAACATTATCTATGGGACATGCACGTGCGATCGTTGGTGTGAAAGACGAGGTTGTGGTGAAGCAACTTGCCAAACAAACTATTGATCAGCAATGGAGTGTACGTGAGTTGGAGGAAGCTGTTCAACAATTGGATCGCTCCAAAACAGGTGAAGCTAAATCCAAATCGAAGTTAAAAAAGAAAGATCCATTCATTGATACATTGGAAGAATCTCTTCGTGAACGTTTCAAAACCACAGTGAAAATCAAGCACAATAAAGATAAAGGTAAAATTGAGCTCAACTACTACAGTCAACAGGATCTGGAACGGCTATTGGAATTGTTACAATAA